In one Cytophagia bacterium CHB2 genomic region, the following are encoded:
- a CDS encoding type II toxin-antitoxin system PemK/MazF family toxin, with protein MKRGEVWQADLGAKSGRRPIVILTRSAAIPYLNKVTVAEITSQSKGYPTEADIDQKANLPIPSYVQLDNIQTISKSRLEKYLGTLDEGTMKSIGEKIVLALHLETVFSKP; from the coding sequence ATGAAACGCGGCGAGGTGTGGCAGGCAGACTTGGGCGCAAAATCCGGTAGGCGCCCGATCGTCATTCTCACGCGTAGTGCCGCTATTCCTTACCTCAACAAAGTGACGGTCGCGGAGATTACCTCACAGAGCAAAGGCTACCCCACGGAAGCCGACATCGATCAAAAAGCCAATTTGCCCATCCCCTCTTATGTTCAGCTTGATAATATCCAGACCATTTCCAAATCTCGCCTCGAAAAATACCTCGGCACACTCGACGAAGGCACGATGAAAAGCATTGGTGAAAAAATCGTGCTTGCACTTCACCTCGAGACGGTATTCTCAAAGCCGTAA